Part of the Pseudoxanthomonas sp. Root65 genome is shown below.
CTTCGTACTTGGCGGTGCCGACGAAGTCGAAGAAACCGGGCTTGTCGCCTTTCACATCACCTTCCGCACCCTGTTTGTACAGCCCGTACAGGCGTAGCAGGGTGTCGTTGTCCGGGCGCTCCGACAGCGTCTGGATGTCCTTGGATGCCTGCTCGAACGCGTTCTTCAGATCTGCCATGGATGATCCCTCCCAGTGATCGGGGCCATCACACCACGGGTGGTGGGGGCGGTCAATCCGTGACGGGATTGTCGAATCTGGGCCGCTCTGGCAAGTTAGCCCGCAGGGCGGTCGGAGGGGCTTGCCCACACAACTCGAGGATTGGGTCGTCATGAGCTATTTCGTCACGGGCGCCACGGGATTCATTGGCCGCTATCTGGTCGGCAACCTCCTCAAGCGCAGCGGGACGGTCCATGTGCTGGTCCGCAAGGACTCGCAGAAGAAGTTCGACGCCATCGCCAAGAAGGCCGGCTGGGACATGAAGCGCGTGTCCGTGGTGCATGGCGACATGACCAAGCCCAAGTGCGGCCTGACACCGGCGCAGTTGCGCGCACTGGGCGGCAAGGTGAAGCATTTCTTCCACCTGGCCGCCGTCTACGACCTGACCGCCACCCGCGAAGCGCAGCAGGCCGCCAACATCGACGGCACCCAGCATGCGCTGGACCTGGCCGCCGCGCTGAAGGCCGGCTGCTTCCACCACACCAGCTCCATCGCCGCCGCCGGTCTGTATCCGGGCATCTTCCGCGAGGACATGTTCGAGGAAGCCGAGGGCCTGGACGATCCCTACCTGCGCACCAAGCACGATTCCGAGGGCCTGGTCCGCGCCGAGACGCGCACCAAGTGGCGCATCTACCGTCCCGGCATGGTGGTGGGCCACTCGAAGACCGGCGAGATCGACAAGATCGACGGTCCGTACTACTTCTTCACCCTGATCAAGAAACTGCGCGAACTGCTGCCGCCGTGGATGCCCGTGCTCGGCATCGAGGGCGGGCGCATCAACATCGTGCCGGTGGATTTCGTGGCCGATGCGATGGACCACATCGCGCACAAGCCGAAGCTCGACGGCCATACCTTCCACCTGACCGATCCGGAACCGATGCGCGTGGGTGAAGTGCTGAACACCTTCGCCCGTGCCGGCCACGCACCCGAAATGACCATGCGCCTGGATGCGCGCATGTTCGCCTTCGTGCCCGGCGGCATCCGCACGGCGGTCGGCAACCTGCCGCCGGTGCGGCGCTTCATCGGCATGCTGCTGCGCGATTTCAAGATCCCGAAGGAGGTGCTGAAGTTCATCACCTATCCCACGCGCTTCGACAGCCGCGAGACCGAGCGTGCGCTGAAGGGCACCGGCATCGCCGTGCCACGGCTGGAGGACTATGCCTGGCGCCTGTGGGACTACTGGGAGCGCCACCTCGATCCGGACCTGTTCGTCGACCGCACGCTGAAGGGCAAGGTGCGCAACAAGGTCGTCGTCATCACCGGCGGTTCGTCCGGCATCGGCCTGTCCACCGCGCAGCGCGTGGCGGAAGCCGGCGCGACCACCATCATCGTGGCGCGCGGCGAAGAGGAACTGTTCAAGGCCCGCGACGACATGAAGAAGGCGGGCGGCAAGGTGTTCGCGTATACCGCCGACCTGGCCGACATGGCCGACTGCGACCGGCTGGTGAAGACGGTGCTGGACGAGCACGGGCATGTCGACATCCTGATCAACAACGCGGGGCGCTCGATCCGCCGTTCCATCGAGGCGAGCTACGACCGCTTCCATGATTTCGAGCGCACGATGCAGCTGAACTATTTCGGCAGCATCCGCCTGATCATGGGCTTCCTGCCGAAGATGACCGAGCGCCGCAAGGGTCACATCATCAACATCAGTTCGATCGGCGTGCTGGCCAATTCGCCGCGTTTTTCGGCGTATGTGGCATCGAAGGCGGCGCTGGACGCGTTCAGCCGCTGCGCGCAGGGCGAACTGTCGGGCAAGGGCATCAGCTTCACCACCATCAACATGCCGCTGGTGAAGACGCCGATGATCGCGCCCACCAAGATGTACGACAGCGTGCCGACGCTGTCGCCGGAGGAAGCGGCCGACCTGCTGGTCAAGGCGATCATCGAGAAGCCGAGCCGCATCGCCACCCGCCTGGGCATCTTCGCCGCGCTGATCAATGCGGTCGCGCCGAAGGCCTACGAAGTGGTGATGAACACGGCCTTCGAGCTGTTCCCGGATTCGGCCGCCGCCAAGGGCGACCGCAAGGCGCTGAAGGAATCAGCGCCCAGCCAGGAGCAGATCGCGTTTGCGTCGCTGATGCGGGGTGTGCACTGGTAGGCGGGGTGGCATCATGGTCGTGGGCCAAAGAGTATTAAAGCTCGCGAGCTGTATGGCTGTGCTGGTCGCGGTACTTCTTCTTGGGTTTTACGTTTACCGAGCTACTCAGAGTCGGCAGCTGAGTCAGCAGCTAGCAATCGAATCGCAGGCCATTGGTTCGGGTGAGGGTGTTCGCACGTTGCGCGACATCATGGGCTTAGCGCCGATGCGGCTTGACTGCACTCCAGGAGAGCTGCTGATTTCGATGGCATACCTCAGATGCGATGTTGGAGGAAGCATCCAAGCGCGCATCCAGCCTGCTGGATTGGCAACTTATGAAGGGGCTGAGAGCAGCGGCTATATATTGAATGGCGTCTACAGGGCACGGTACACACAGCGACTTTCTGCGTTACAGCGTGAACAATTGAGGCTATTGGTCCGCAAGTGGCCGAAGTTCGATCCGGAAATGGAAGCGTCTCGCATGCTTCTCCTGAGCCGCAAGAACGCGATGCTAGTCTGTGAGGATGGGCGACTGTACGGTATCCCTGCTATGCGTGATCTGCGTGGGGTCGAGCCGAAAGAAGAGCTCTTTCAGGTTCTTGAGGTCGCGCCGGCAAGAGATCCGGATGCTCGTGAGATTGTCTGCTTTCACTGAAGACAGCGAAGCAAGCTCCGCTCTACGCATCCTGGGTGTCCGCCCACCGTAGTGGCACCGCCTGCAGGTTCCGCATATGCAGCGCCAGCGGTTCGATCCTCGACCACAGGAACTCGCGCAGTTCCGCGTCTTCGATCGTCTCGACCATCGCGCCATGGAAGCAGGCCAGCCAGCCGCTGGCTTCCTCCATGCCGATCCGGAAGGGCAGGTGGCGGGCGCGCAGCATCGGGGCGCCGTGCTTCTGCGTGAACAACGGCGGCCCGCCGAGCCAGCCACTGAGGAACTCGAACAGCTTCTGCTCGCTGCCGTCGAGGGAGATCGGATGCTGCGCGCGCACCGCGGCGGCTTCCGGCAACGTGTCCATCAGCGCATACATGCGCTGGGTCATCCGGCGCAGGCCGGCTTCGCCGCCGATGCGGGCGTAAGGCGTGGGAGCAGCTGGATCGTTCATCGGATCGGGAGGTGGGGCGACGGCGGCAGGATCATCCTGCAGCGCTGCCCCGGTGCACAGCGACGGAGTGTCGCGGCGGCATCACATCGTCTTGCACTGGCGCCAGCGCACCGGCTCGCTGCTGCCCGGCGGCGGATTGAGCTGTACGCGGCTCGCGCGGAGGGCGGGGTAGCGTTCCAGCTCCAGACAGATCCACGGCCAGATCTCCTTCTCGCTGGCCGTGCGGTCGACGCTCAGTGTCAGCTTGGTCTGCCAGACGCCGCGGGTGATGCCGGGTGTCTTCGACAGCGCCTTGAGGACATCGCGCATCTGCGCTTCCAGTTCTTCCTGGGTGGGTTCGCGGAAGCTTTCCTGCGGAACGGCGGGCGTCGCCGGTGCCGCCGCCGGGGCAGGGCGTGCCATGGTGGCGGCAGAGGCGGGTTCTGCGTCCTCGCGGACCGTGGGGTAGGCGTTCGACCAGACGGCCATCGCCAACGCGCCCAGGGTCACCGCGCCCAGCCATGAGATGCCCGTATGGCGCTTGGCGCGGCTGGTGGCGTAGTGGGCGATCTGCTCACGCAGGGCGGGCTCGATCAGGAAACGCACTTCCGGCCACAGGCGGGGGCCGTCGAGCAGTTCGATGCTGGTGCCCTGCGCGGCGTCGCGACCTTCCTTCTCGACCTTGCCTTCGGTGGCAAGGATGCCGCCACGTGCGGCGCCCAGGCGGATGCTGGCCGCCAGCTCCTGTACCGGTGCCGCGGCGATGCGGTAGGCCGAACCATGCTTGCAGGACAGCAACCAGCGTTCTTCGCCCCGGGCGAGCACGAAGGTCGACTGCGGTTCGCGCGAATCCTGCTGGTCCGGCGTCGCCTCCACCAGGCCCCGGCGTTCCATCGCGGCCAGCACGAGCTTGGAAAATTCGCGCCAGCGCAGTCCGGACAGTGCGTGCAGTCCATACGACATTTCGTCGTGGGGGCGGCGGATCAGCCAGAGATAAACCGTGGCGGCGGTGCCGCTCACAATGGTGACGGCCAAGCCGATGAGCCAGATGGACATGCGTCGCGGATGCGTTGTTGTTATTAGACCCGCGATTCTACCGGGCCGCCCCTGTACGTGTCTGTGTTCGATGGGAACAGGGGGGCGGCAGGCCGAGGAAGCGCCCGCCAGTCCGAAGCCGTAAGGGGAGGGGAGCAAACGAACTTCGATGGACTGGCGGGCGGAATGATTGTTACGTCATTCGATGTTGCCGCGCAACAAATTTTTATTCAGAAAAGCGCTTGAAAAACCGTGTGCAACCTTATGGTGCAGCCTTCTTGCGCGGTGCACGTTTCGCGGGCGTTTTCTTCGCTGCGGGCGTCGATTTCTTGACGCTGGCGGCCTTGCGCGGACGCGCGGTGCGGGCCGTCTTGGCCGCCGGCGCACCGCCGAGCTTGCGCAGTTCGGCATTCAGCGCATCCACGCGATCGATCAGTGCGGAGAGATCCTCGCGGCTGGGGACTTCCAGACGGCGCAGGGCACGGTGCACGCGCTCCTCGAAGACCTTCTCCAGGCGGTCCCAGGTATCTGAGGCGCGCTCGCGCGCCTGGCCGACCGTGGTCTCGACCGCGTCACGCATGGCCTGGGCCTTGCCGCCGGCGGCCTTGCGCGTGAGGTGTTCCAGTGACAGGCCTTCCTTCACCAGCGTTTCGAACAGCTTGGTGCCTTCGGCCTGCGCCCGCCCGAAGGCACCCACGCCGGCCAGCCACACCTGCTGCGCCGATTCGCCCAGGCGCTTGGACATCTGTTCGGCCTGCGCCTGCAGGTCCTCGTTCTTGGAAGCGGAAGCGGTCTTCTTGCGTGCGGATTTCTTCAGCGTGGCCATGGCGTTCCGTCGTTGGATGAAGGGGTGAGTGCGGGCCAGAATCGACGCCGCGTCTAGAGTTTTCACACCAGCCGGTGAGGCCGCCGTGAGCGGATCACGTGCGGCGGGCGGCCCGGCGGCGCGATACCAACTGGTCCACGTCGTCCAGCGCGCGACGCAGTCGGGCGGTGGTTTCGGTCATGCGCGGCATGACGTCCAGCCCATCGAGGATGGAACGGTGGCGGTCGTTGACGATGTCCTCGTTGTAGCGGATGCCGTGCGCGGCCAGCATCGGCTTGAGCACCGCGGCGCGCTTGCGCAGGTCCGCCAGCGTGTTGCGGTAGGCCAGTTGGCAGACGCGGTGGCGCGAGGAGAAGCTGAAGAGGTTGGTGAAGAACAGCTCGCTGTCGTCGGCGTTGGGCTCGAACACCAACTGGTCGATGTCCGGGTAACGGTGCGGATACTTTTCCATGCCGATCTGCATGCGCGACTGCAGCAGCGTGCGCAGCGTCTGCGACAGCACGGCCGGCAGTCCGCCGCTGGCCAGCCCGACCTGTTCGGCCTCGTCCGCCTGCGGCGTGGCCTGGTTGGCATCGAACGGCACCAGCGGGTTGATGCCGATCATCAGGTCGATGCCGCGGTCCAGTACCGTGCTCGCATGCATCGTGCGGCGCAGGGCGCCGTCGAGGAAATGCCGGCCGCCTATCTCCACCGGCGGGTACAGGCCGGGCAGTGCGGAACTGGCCTGCACGGCGCGCGAGATGGGAATGTCGTCCCAGCCTTCCTCGCCGAAGCGCACCGTCTCGCCGCTGTCCAGGTCCACCGCCACCACGAACAGGTCGGCGTCCAGCGTGCGGAAATCGTTGCTGCGGCCGCGCCGGTTGAAGATGTCGCGCAGGAAGCGCTCCACTTCCTCGTTGTCGAAGATGCCGGTGGGCACCAGACCGCCGAAGCGCAGGAACAGGTCCGACCAGCGCGTGGCGCGGCGGGGATTGCGCATCAGCCGCGACAGCCAGTCGGCATACAGCCCCGGCAGGGTGGCCGCCCGCCGCAGGTATTCGCCCACATTGGGTCGCAGGAAGGTCTCGGGACGGAATTCGGCATCGTCGCTGGTGCCGGTGATGAAGATGCGGCACATCTCGGCCGTGCCCATCCGGTTGGCCAGTCCGGCAGCCAGGAAAGCCCCCGAGCTGACGCCCACGTAGCAATCCATCCGGGTCAGGTCCAGACCGTCCAGCGCTTCATCCAGCGCACGCAGTGCGCCCAGTTCGTACATCCCGCCGATGGGTCCGCCGCCGGCGATGGCCAGCCCGATCTTGCCGTTGTGGCCCCGTTGCCGCGCGCTGTGGATCGAAAGCATGTACTACCCGTGGTGACCTTGCCGCCCGAGTGTAGCCGACCGGTCGCCGGGTTGCGGTGGTCGCACCCGGTCCGGATCATGGCGACCATGGCCCGAGCAAATCCGTTGATAGAACGCGTGGGCAGGCGCCTGGCCTGGCACCAGGCCGCGCACGACCCCGACCACGAGCCGCGCAACCGGCTGCGCTGGCTGCCCGAGGTCCGGCGCTGGCAGGCGGCGCGGCTGGAAGCCAGCTTCGCGCATTTCCTGAACGACCCGAAGCGGCGCGCGGCGGCGATGTTCTTCCTCACCGACGTCTACGGCGACCACGACTTCAGCGGGCGCGACGCCAACGTCGCCAAGGTGATGCCGATGATGCAGCGCCTGCTGCCCGGTGCCGTATTGGAAACCGTCGCCCATGGCATCGAACTGGGCGTGCTGACCCATGCCCTGGACATGCGCATGGCCGAGGCGCTGCACCGGCTGGCGCCGAACCGCCGCAAGCTGGACGCCGACCTGTACGGCAAGGCCTATCGTGAGGTGGGCCTGCCGCGCCTGCGCGGGCACCAGATCGACCTGATCGCGGAGGTCGGTGTGGGCCTGGCGCGGGCGGTGAAGACGCCGGGCGTGGCCACGCTGCTCAAGCTGTCGCGCGGACCGGCCAAGGCGACCGGTCTGGGCGAGCTGCAGGGATTCCTGGAGCGGGGTTTCGCTGCCTTCGCCGCCCTTGGCGATGGCAAGGCGTTCGTGCGCGACATCGAGCGTGCGGAACGTGCGGTATCGCGCCGGCTGTTCGCCTCCGACCCGGATCCGTTCCGCGACTGAGCCCTAGTCGAACTTCTCGCTCAGCACCCGGCGGATCTCGGCTTCGATCGGCCCCTTCATCGCCGAGAGCAGGAAGCCCAGGTTGGCGGTGACCCGCAGCTTGTCGGCGAGCAGGGCGATGGTGCCGTCCACGCCGGAGCGGCTGAATTTCAGCGTGTCGCCGTCCCAGCCGTACTCCATGTCGAAGCGCTCGGCCAGTTTCTTGGCCACGCCTTCGACGGCCTTGCGCGCCTGCGCGGGCGTCTTGGAATGCGGGTGCTGGATATCGATGCTGGCCATGCGCGGGCTCCGGTGACGGGCCGCCATTCTGCGCGGCGACGCGTGAAGATGCCAAGCCGGGGCTGCCGGTCCCACGCCAACCTGCTAGGCTCCCGTCGCGTGCAGAACCTCAGACTTCATTTCAGCAACCGCCCCGCGCCGGACCGGCCGCTCACCACCGGTGTGCACCGCATCGTGCGCGAGGCCACCGGCACGATCGGCGTCGGGGACGCCCTGCAGGGCGCGCTGCTCGCGCAGATCTGCGTGGACCGGCGTGGCCTGTGGCTGCAGGTGGCGAACGGCATGCGTGGCGTGCACATCAATGGCCGCCCGGTCAGGCGCATGGCGGTGTTGCGGCCCGGCGACGCGGTGTTCGTGGAAGGCGTGGAATTGCTGCTGCAATCCGGCTACGCATCGGCGGCCGACCTGCGCGACAGTGATGCCGGCCAGGGCGACATGCGGGTGGTCCTGCGTGGCCTGGGCGGCAAGTACCACGGCAAGAGCGTGTCGCTGGAGCAGCCGCGCGTGGTGGGCCGCGCCCGCGATGCCCACATCCGCATCGACGACCCCGGCTTCGCCGAACGGCATGCGCGCCTGGAGCTGCGCGGCGAGCGCGTGCTGCTGCGCGATCTGGGATCGGTGGAGGGGACGCGGGTGAACGGCGTGCCCGTGCGTGACGCATTG
Proteins encoded:
- a CDS encoding acyl-CoA-binding protein — encoded protein: MADLKNAFEQASKDIQTLSERPDNDTLLRLYGLYKQGAEGDVKGDKPGFFDFVGTAKYEAWAKLKGTAQEDAQKKYVDLVKKLLA
- a CDS encoding SDR family oxidoreductase, producing MSYFVTGATGFIGRYLVGNLLKRSGTVHVLVRKDSQKKFDAIAKKAGWDMKRVSVVHGDMTKPKCGLTPAQLRALGGKVKHFFHLAAVYDLTATREAQQAANIDGTQHALDLAAALKAGCFHHTSSIAAAGLYPGIFREDMFEEAEGLDDPYLRTKHDSEGLVRAETRTKWRIYRPGMVVGHSKTGEIDKIDGPYYFFTLIKKLRELLPPWMPVLGIEGGRINIVPVDFVADAMDHIAHKPKLDGHTFHLTDPEPMRVGEVLNTFARAGHAPEMTMRLDARMFAFVPGGIRTAVGNLPPVRRFIGMLLRDFKIPKEVLKFITYPTRFDSRETERALKGTGIAVPRLEDYAWRLWDYWERHLDPDLFVDRTLKGKVRNKVVVITGGSSGIGLSTAQRVAEAGATTIIVARGEEELFKARDDMKKAGGKVFAYTADLADMADCDRLVKTVLDEHGHVDILINNAGRSIRRSIEASYDRFHDFERTMQLNYFGSIRLIMGFLPKMTERRKGHIINISSIGVLANSPRFSAYVASKAALDAFSRCAQGELSGKGISFTTINMPLVKTPMIAPTKMYDSVPTLSPEEAADLLVKAIIEKPSRIATRLGIFAALINAVAPKAYEVVMNTAFELFPDSAAAKGDRKALKESAPSQEQIAFASLMRGVHW
- a CDS encoding group II truncated hemoglobin, whose protein sequence is MNDPAAPTPYARIGGEAGLRRMTQRMYALMDTLPEAAAVRAQHPISLDGSEQKLFEFLSGWLGGPPLFTQKHGAPMLRARHLPFRIGMEEASGWLACFHGAMVETIEDAELREFLWSRIEPLALHMRNLQAVPLRWADTQDA
- a CDS encoding restriction endonuclease, which encodes MSIWLIGLAVTIVSGTAATVYLWLIRRPHDEMSYGLHALSGLRWREFSKLVLAAMERRGLVEATPDQQDSREPQSTFVLARGEERWLLSCKHGSAYRIAAAPVQELAASIRLGAARGGILATEGKVEKEGRDAAQGTSIELLDGPRLWPEVRFLIEPALREQIAHYATSRAKRHTGISWLGAVTLGALAMAVWSNAYPTVREDAEPASAATMARPAPAAAPATPAVPQESFREPTQEELEAQMRDVLKALSKTPGITRGVWQTKLTLSVDRTASEKEIWPWICLELERYPALRASRVQLNPPPGSSEPVRWRQCKTM
- a CDS encoding phasin family protein → MATLKKSARKKTASASKNEDLQAQAEQMSKRLGESAQQVWLAGVGAFGRAQAEGTKLFETLVKEGLSLEHLTRKAAGGKAQAMRDAVETTVGQARERASDTWDRLEKVFEERVHRALRRLEVPSREDLSALIDRVDALNAELRKLGGAPAAKTARTARPRKAASVKKSTPAAKKTPAKRAPRKKAAP
- a CDS encoding patatin-like phospholipase family protein; protein product: MLSIHSARQRGHNGKIGLAIAGGGPIGGMYELGALRALDEALDGLDLTRMDCYVGVSSGAFLAAGLANRMGTAEMCRIFITGTSDDAEFRPETFLRPNVGEYLRRAATLPGLYADWLSRLMRNPRRATRWSDLFLRFGGLVPTGIFDNEEVERFLRDIFNRRGRSNDFRTLDADLFVVAVDLDSGETVRFGEEGWDDIPISRAVQASSALPGLYPPVEIGGRHFLDGALRRTMHASTVLDRGIDLMIGINPLVPFDANQATPQADEAEQVGLASGGLPAVLSQTLRTLLQSRMQIGMEKYPHRYPDIDQLVFEPNADDSELFFTNLFSFSSRHRVCQLAYRNTLADLRKRAAVLKPMLAAHGIRYNEDIVNDRHRSILDGLDVMPRMTETTARLRRALDDVDQLVSRRRAARRT
- a CDS encoding polyhydroxyalkanoic acid system family protein; this encodes MASIDIQHPHSKTPAQARKAVEGVAKKLAERFDMEYGWDGDTLKFSRSGVDGTIALLADKLRVTANLGFLLSAMKGPIEAEIRRVLSEKFD
- a CDS encoding FHA domain-containing protein, producing MQNLRLHFSNRPAPDRPLTTGVHRIVREATGTIGVGDALQGALLAQICVDRRGLWLQVANGMRGVHINGRPVRRMAVLRPGDAVFVEGVELLLQSGYASAADLRDSDAGQGDMRVVLRGLGGKYHGKSVSLEQPRVVGRARDAHIRIDDPGFAERHARLELRGERVLLRDLGSVEGTRVNGVPVRDALLVAGDQIVFDAQHRFVLEVPWAPSAKLEDAAPMDDAGTTPVDGATPTRPASSMLRWPWLLLAALLMAGALSALLLFGAG